A genome region from Triticum aestivum cultivar Chinese Spring chromosome 2B, IWGSC CS RefSeq v2.1, whole genome shotgun sequence includes the following:
- the LOC123044367 gene encoding uncharacterized protein isoform X2 yields the protein MLSAKESLGPQHALPGDCYPSHLPSFEIPTDLFGPFPRHLHETREESPIDVFRFEIAPDLFGSTHHRLLDAFEEEEEEEEAAVVLAEKKERGFLESESESESEFLNWDDIPVRDPVDGLNLSDLMDYDPLAVDADDEETNCPGKKFPVAAAAKVDDIWSRIYTRRNIEYQKKCEEIEASEDENATFPSYPLKILPEATGLCVFRGLCHHREYKTHDTSTARSTLGLRVPRLMLQIFAMHLSISESYSYPVRVYGIVAVRDALEPLRNLVFNRPCRDDAFMVDQDSLTLPLCSPRRGMYLVRDRALLEVDLWVKEEGDGSSDKQLLSLYAEFEGMYQLDEMLDGEVSSDLGSLVIDYLLLDESVEAVIQVSAKIDCPHHVRFTAFTSGFDGEIVLFDDKFSGNGKLFQYVVAVKAEGKLDICLKMEESLFWWTFQEGAVGAVRFPDDSVLNYGQFEVTVLFAPKKFTMDD from the exons ATGTTGTCGGCGAAGGAGAGCCTGGGTCCTCAACACGCCCTTCCCGGCGACTGCTATCCCAGCCATCTGCCCAGTTTCGAAATCCCCACAGATCTTTTTGGTCCCTTTCCCCGGCATCTCCATGAGACTCGCGAGGAGTCCCCCATCGATGTGTTTAGATTCGAAATCGCCCCAGATCTATTCGGTTCTACCCACCATCGTCTCCTTGATGcgttcgaggaggaggaggaggaagaggaggcggcggtGGTGTTGGCGGAGAAGAAAGAGAGAGGGTTCCTCGAGAGCG AATCAGAGTCTGAGTCCGAGTTCCTAAACTGGGACGACATTCCCGTGCGTGATCCTGTTGATGGCCTCAACTTGTCCGACTTGATGGATTACGATCCGCTGGCAGTGGATGCCGACGACGAGGAGACAAACTGCCCAG GGAAGAAATTTCCGGTGGCAGCAGCAGCAAAAGTAGACGACATATGGAGTAGGATTTACACCAGACGGAACATCGAGTACCAGAAGAAGTGTGAGGAGATTGAAGCAAGTGAAGATGAGAATGCCACATTTCCTTCTTATCCTCTCAAAATACTCCCTGAGGCAACAGGTCTATGTGTCTTCAGGGGCCTTTGCCACCACCGTGAATATAAAACCCATGATACTTCCACTG CTAGATCAACTCTTGGGTTACGAGTTCCAAGACTGATGCTACAGATCTTTGCGATGCATTTATCAATCTCCGAATCCTATTCCTACCCTGTTAGGGTCTATGGAATTGTTGCTGTTCGGGATGCCCTGGAGCCACTACGGAATCTTGTGTTTAACCGTCCCTGCAGAGATGATGCTTTTATGGTTGACCAG GATTCCTTAACCTTGCCTCTTTGTAGTCCTCGTCGAGGAATGTATTTAGTCAGGGACAGAGCATTACTAGAAGTTGATCTTTGGGTAAAGGAGGAAGGAGATGGGTCATCTGACAAGCAGTTGCTTTCTTTGTATGCTGAGTTTGAGGGGATGTACCAGTTAGATGAAATGCTAGATGGAGAGGTTAGTAGTGACCTTGGCAGCTTGGTCATCGACTATCTCTTGCTTGATGAGAGTGTTGAGGCTGTAATACAAGTCTCTGCAAAGATTGACTGCCCTCATCATGTGAGATTCACTGCATTCACTAGTGGCTTTGATGGTGAGATTGTGCTGTTTGATGATAAGTTCTCTGGGAATGGAAAACTGTTCCAGTATGTTGTCGCGGTGAAGGCTGAGGGGAAATTGGATATTTGCTTAAAAATGGAGGAATCATTGTTTTGGTGGACTTTCCAGGAAGGAGCTGTTGGAGCTGTCAGGTTCCCTGATGACTCAGTTTTAAATTACGGGCAGTTTGAGGTGACGGTGCTTTTTGCTCCTAAGAAATTTACCATGGATGACTGA
- the LOC123044367 gene encoding uncharacterized protein isoform X1 codes for MLSAKESLGPQHALPGDCYPSHLPSFEIPTDLFGPFPRHLHETREESPIDVFRFEIAPDLFGSTHHRLLDAFEEEEEEEEAAVVLAEKKERGFLESGFLSIKLLGNRAESESESEFLNWDDIPVRDPVDGLNLSDLMDYDPLAVDADDEETNCPGKKFPVAAAAKVDDIWSRIYTRRNIEYQKKCEEIEASEDENATFPSYPLKILPEATGLCVFRGLCHHREYKTHDTSTARSTLGLRVPRLMLQIFAMHLSISESYSYPVRVYGIVAVRDALEPLRNLVFNRPCRDDAFMVDQDSLTLPLCSPRRGMYLVRDRALLEVDLWVKEEGDGSSDKQLLSLYAEFEGMYQLDEMLDGEVSSDLGSLVIDYLLLDESVEAVIQVSAKIDCPHHVRFTAFTSGFDGEIVLFDDKFSGNGKLFQYVVAVKAEGKLDICLKMEESLFWWTFQEGAVGAVRFPDDSVLNYGQFEVTVLFAPKKFTMDD; via the exons ATGTTGTCGGCGAAGGAGAGCCTGGGTCCTCAACACGCCCTTCCCGGCGACTGCTATCCCAGCCATCTGCCCAGTTTCGAAATCCCCACAGATCTTTTTGGTCCCTTTCCCCGGCATCTCCATGAGACTCGCGAGGAGTCCCCCATCGATGTGTTTAGATTCGAAATCGCCCCAGATCTATTCGGTTCTACCCACCATCGTCTCCTTGATGcgttcgaggaggaggaggaggaagaggaggcggcggtGGTGTTGGCGGAGAAGAAAGAGAGAGGGTTCCTCGAGAGCG GCTTCCTATCGATCAAACTTTTGGGTAACCGCGCAGAATCAGAGTCTGAGTCCGAGTTCCTAAACTGGGACGACATTCCCGTGCGTGATCCTGTTGATGGCCTCAACTTGTCCGACTTGATGGATTACGATCCGCTGGCAGTGGATGCCGACGACGAGGAGACAAACTGCCCAG GGAAGAAATTTCCGGTGGCAGCAGCAGCAAAAGTAGACGACATATGGAGTAGGATTTACACCAGACGGAACATCGAGTACCAGAAGAAGTGTGAGGAGATTGAAGCAAGTGAAGATGAGAATGCCACATTTCCTTCTTATCCTCTCAAAATACTCCCTGAGGCAACAGGTCTATGTGTCTTCAGGGGCCTTTGCCACCACCGTGAATATAAAACCCATGATACTTCCACTG CTAGATCAACTCTTGGGTTACGAGTTCCAAGACTGATGCTACAGATCTTTGCGATGCATTTATCAATCTCCGAATCCTATTCCTACCCTGTTAGGGTCTATGGAATTGTTGCTGTTCGGGATGCCCTGGAGCCACTACGGAATCTTGTGTTTAACCGTCCCTGCAGAGATGATGCTTTTATGGTTGACCAG GATTCCTTAACCTTGCCTCTTTGTAGTCCTCGTCGAGGAATGTATTTAGTCAGGGACAGAGCATTACTAGAAGTTGATCTTTGGGTAAAGGAGGAAGGAGATGGGTCATCTGACAAGCAGTTGCTTTCTTTGTATGCTGAGTTTGAGGGGATGTACCAGTTAGATGAAATGCTAGATGGAGAGGTTAGTAGTGACCTTGGCAGCTTGGTCATCGACTATCTCTTGCTTGATGAGAGTGTTGAGGCTGTAATACAAGTCTCTGCAAAGATTGACTGCCCTCATCATGTGAGATTCACTGCATTCACTAGTGGCTTTGATGGTGAGATTGTGCTGTTTGATGATAAGTTCTCTGGGAATGGAAAACTGTTCCAGTATGTTGTCGCGGTGAAGGCTGAGGGGAAATTGGATATTTGCTTAAAAATGGAGGAATCATTGTTTTGGTGGACTTTCCAGGAAGGAGCTGTTGGAGCTGTCAGGTTCCCTGATGACTCAGTTTTAAATTACGGGCAGTTTGAGGTGACGGTGCTTTTTGCTCCTAAGAAATTTACCATGGATGACTGA